Within the Medicago truncatula cultivar Jemalong A17 chromosome 4, MtrunA17r5.0-ANR, whole genome shotgun sequence genome, the region atatatatatatcgaaacggttcggattttataattcaaacTGGTtttcggattctaaaatccgaggggcattttgaaaataaaataggggCGTGAGAACCTCGTAGCGTGGGAAAAGTAATATTCTTTCTTTTAAACTATTATAACCAAAGGCCATAAAACCAGTCACAACCCACATGAATAGTCCTAGCGTTTCACCTTCTGTGACGaaaagaacttgaagaagcaAATAGCCGTAGTTGTAATGAAAATATCATGGAAATCTCTCACACACATCCCTACTAAAGTGTAACCCAAGTCAGAAAAGATTCATATGCATCAACGTTACATGTCCATGTTGATGACCAGGCTCATTATCCATCAGTATTCACACTCTATCTAGTAGTTCCTTGGAAAATTAGAACACGTTAGAGATGCTCTTGGAAGCATTATGTACTTAAACCAAGAGGTTCCATGACCATTACCGTTACCACAAATGGCCTTACCTACACCGTCCTTCGCGGCTTCGATCTGAATGCTGGAACATAATTGAACTTGTAAACTTCTGAGGAAAAGAGAGCATTAGCCACCTAGCTGTGGTGGCTCAAAAGAATCTCAGTAAAAGCAAGAaaaacttgtattgaaaagtgttTCTCCATTTGCATTTACCAGAATATAAAACAAACAGGTTAATTTTGGAAGATTTTCCAACTCGTTTCATGTGTGTATGTAATTCCCTAAAGATGAAGAATTTGAGTACCTTCCAAAATGCCACAACTAAACATATCATTTAATACCAATCAAGTTGAGAAAAAGAACGTGCCTGCAACTCTACAAGTGGTGGGTCGTCCAATAAAATAATCCAGCTAGTTATGCTGCTGGCGTGATTGATCAAATCAGcaggagaaaaataaaaaaaactaatccaccttaaaattatttttaaggaatACAAACAAATTTGAGCATTCTCTCATGCTCAAGATGGTATTGGAGTCAGATCTTGATCTCAGAAAATCAAAAGAAGACATGTGCACTCCATTGACTTCATGTGTCCCTTTTTTTGGTTCACAGATTATTCATTGTTCACTTCTCATACAGATTCCAATTCCAATGATTTTGAGAAAGATAATGATTAGAATAGTTTTGCTAGTTCTAATCAATTGTGGATTCTGTAGACTCGTGTCCATAAATATTATTCTTCCacttcaaccaaaaaaaaatattattcttccACTGCTGTACTTTTATAATAGGATGCACATCTCAAATCTTAATCAttgattttttatgattattataaCAATGGTCCAAACCAATAGGTCTATGGTGGGTAAAATATTTTGATCGGACCATGCTATATGCTTAAGAATCTCATCATACATGTAATATTTTCAACAAGACTAACAAATCATGAGGAAAACAGAAATATCTGTAAAAAATTCTTGAAGAAacgatatatattaattgataACTTTACACGCTGATACAGAGGTTGAAAAAGAACAATACagggaaagaagaaaagaattaaCTGGATCAATGAGGCTGACTTTCTTATTGCATCCTCAATTGATCTGATCAGTTTGCAAACCAATGTATGAAAAATTATGTCAAATAATCAGagataaatatattaacttgAAGGTTCTTTGCAGAACCTCGCATTTCAAAGCTGTTGTAATTTACGGAGATGCTCCAATAATGAAGTAGCCTTCCGTTTAGCTCGCTCTGTACCAGTTCTAGCAAGTTCCGAAAGAGGTATGACGGCACCAAGTCTACTGATACAGGAGAGATTATCAGTATCCCTCTTGCACAAAGCAAGCAAAATGGCGGCTGCGTTCTCCTTGTTGCGAGGCAATCCGGTCCTCAAAAGATCTATTAAAACTGGTATAGTGCTGGCTTTTACTATGGAAACCTTTGCCTCTTGATGGCTAGCAAGAACTGACATTATTGTAAGGGCTTCGTCAACCATTGATTTGCTTGAATCTGTGAGCATGTTCAACAGTGCTGTGATGATCCCTGCCCTTATGGCTCTGCCCTTGTTCCCTTGATATATACATAAATTGAACAAAGCTGTTGCTGCATCCTTCTTCCCTCTAGGGCTTCCATTTTGGAGCAAATCTACCAAAGCGGATATAGCTCCTGATGCCccgattattattttgttctcATCCGCAAGCGACAAACTAAAAAGAGTTGCAGCTGCGTTTTCTCTTGCTTCCATGGTACCAGCACGGAGGACTTGGACAATTGATGGAATGGCACCAGCAAGCATTATTAGTCCCTTGTTGTTTTCATATATAGAAAGGTTGAGAATTGAAGTAACCGCGTTTTCTTGCGTCATTACATCTTCTGAAGTTAAAAGGCTGACTAGAACTGGAATTGCTCCAGCTTCAGCAATTAGTATCCTATTGTCAGTGCTTCTTTTGGATAGTGATCGAATTTCAGCAACAGCTGCTCTAGACTCCTCAACTGACCTGCAGGAAAGCTTCCGGACAAGAGTTTCAATTGCTGCTATGTCACCTGTAACATCTCTGAACGATCCatcactcttttttatttttccgttGGTTAGTCCTGTTGGTTGCTCGATGTTGTGCTCTATACACCACTGAGAAACAAGGCTCCTTAGAACATAATTTGGTGTAAGGGTCAAATGTTGGAGCTTCTGCTGAGTTTTCGGACACGTTGTATTTCCACAATCGATCCATCTCTGTATGTAAGATCTCTCATATGTCTgcacaagaaataaaaaagaatgaaacatGGTTGGCTGCAAATTTTGCAGGAAAATTAAACGCCGTGTGTTTTATGCATCATCCGAAATGAATATACCTGACCAGTGGCCACGATAACAGGATCCCTCATTAATTCCAAGGATATAGGGCAAAGAAAATCTTCAGGAATTACAATTGCATCAGGCTTTTTAACTTCAGGTAAATTCCCACTCCCAGAAATTTCTTGACTTTCAGGAGCAGTTTTAATCGAGAAGGAAACCTCGGAAGAGGCATGGATACTCCTTGTTCTTTCCAACCGAGATCCGGCTCCAAACGGGTTGCAGCTTTTCCCTTCATTGCTTTTAGGAATGCTCCCTAGTTCTGATAGATTTTCAGGACAGCTATGTTGTTTATGCAATCCACTCACAGATTGGCCAAGAACCTGACTGATTTCTTGAGCCAGGGGCTGGGATGAATCAAAAGACGGCATTTTCGAAATCATAAACCCGTATTTATCCGTTGCTCGTCTCAATTGGTTTCTCACCAAATCCACCTAGAAAAGTAGCCGATATCAGTTGATTTACTTAAAAGTAGTTTGTAGATATAACAGTATCGGCAAcccaaaaggacaaaaaaaaaaaaaaaaaaaaaaaccacatttAACCAAATTCTACCTGTTCTTTAACTTCCTCTGAGATATCTAAATCGTCATACGGTAAACTGCTTAATAATTTCTCCAATTTCCACGTCACGCGCTGAAACTGAAAGATAATCTTCTTGGCAGCTCCATCCTTAAATCAAGATATATCAAATTTCAGAGACGACATCCTTTTACAGATATACACGCCCGTACAAAATTCATCAT harbors:
- the LOC25494445 gene encoding U-box domain-containing protein 11 — encoded protein: MAGEFAGDNTPELLCLIHDITGMCVGGGGDSSSITADAMFRKDCTDLVRRISLLTHLFEEIRELNKTNDSASSSSVTVSNSEDSWSSDLVLALQSAKRLLHEAKNFSSNSSSDGAAKKIIFQFQRVTWKLEKLLSSLPYDDLDISEEVKEQVDLVRNQLRRATDKYGFMISKMPSFDSSQPLAQEISQVLGQSVSGLHKQHSCPENLSELGSIPKSNEGKSCNPFGAGSRLERTRSIHASSEVSFSIKTAPESQEISGSGNLPEVKKPDAIVIPEDFLCPISLELMRDPVIVATGQTYERSYIQRWIDCGNTTCPKTQQKLQHLTLTPNYVLRSLVSQWCIEHNIEQPTGLTNGKIKKSDGSFRDVTGDIAAIETLVRKLSCRSVEESRAAVAEIRSLSKRSTDNRILIAEAGAIPVLVSLLTSEDVMTQENAVTSILNLSIYENNKGLIMLAGAIPSIVQVLRAGTMEARENAAATLFSLSLADENKIIIGASGAISALVDLLQNGSPRGKKDAATALFNLCIYQGNKGRAIRAGIITALLNMLTDSSKSMVDEALTIMSVLASHQEAKVSIVKASTIPVLIDLLRTGLPRNKENAAAILLALCKRDTDNLSCISRLGAVIPLSELARTGTERAKRKATSLLEHLRKLQQL